From one Hydrogenispora ethanolica genomic stretch:
- a CDS encoding flagellar hook-length control protein FliK has translation MPNVTFTPSLLPGFTENPAVPATNPSTGSSAGEGIKGNLSTQKSTGLAGAQDAPDSFGQIMTNTLTKKSAKVAPEAAGAGSEQPLSNQEIAIIAALNNAMGVPLLNPSVQPEETLGDVTESVASVELDATLPTCQVSSLEPVFPGNSQQAATFANLTSPVLPDDQGQTRALPSSETLPFSDVVSQQQTMVMFDETAAQNLSQDAIPLPEAEAFIPATPAPTLLPAEMAAGVAPLQSPTTVVSSAPAFIPLSGISGMLKNAGKMATAGKAEEASRVKTTTAESGPFFAEMVQGSVETQAESSVSWVGFQGQGKSAGMIGLNPVNLGISSQQSVQLSLQTTPNPTDGANSRADAQETATVEKPHIIDLPVLQSRFSIQKSNSNKSETEGFQMPLSAQPAVVPEQTHKATAEATQQVSREPVFSQIIEHARVMVDNGQSQMELTLKPEHLGKLQLKVELENHLITAKFVAESDQVKQIIETNLGQLRDSLQQNGVRVDSLTVVVGRESGSNAFEQFAEQQHQQQNPGYEGTYAQRETDDPSFSEALQPVVELDSMINLIA, from the coding sequence ATGCCAAATGTAACGTTTACTCCATCGCTTTTACCGGGTTTCACGGAAAATCCCGCGGTTCCTGCAACCAATCCAAGCACAGGCAGTTCGGCCGGGGAGGGAATCAAAGGCAACCTGTCGACGCAGAAATCGACCGGCTTGGCAGGCGCCCAGGATGCGCCCGACAGTTTTGGTCAAATCATGACCAATACCTTGACCAAAAAAAGCGCCAAGGTTGCCCCGGAGGCTGCGGGGGCAGGAAGCGAGCAACCGCTTAGCAATCAGGAAATCGCTATCATCGCCGCGTTAAACAACGCAATGGGAGTGCCTCTGCTTAACCCATCCGTTCAACCGGAAGAAACGCTTGGGGATGTAACAGAATCAGTCGCTTCGGTCGAGCTGGATGCGACCCTTCCAACCTGCCAGGTTTCCTCCCTTGAGCCGGTTTTTCCCGGAAACAGTCAGCAGGCCGCGACGTTTGCCAACTTAACCAGTCCGGTTTTGCCGGACGACCAGGGGCAGACAAGAGCGCTCCCGTCCTCTGAAACATTACCATTCTCTGACGTGGTTTCTCAACAACAGACGATGGTTATGTTCGACGAAACGGCTGCTCAAAACCTGAGCCAAGACGCTATCCCCTTACCAGAGGCGGAGGCCTTCATACCGGCGACCCCAGCTCCGACTTTATTGCCCGCGGAGATGGCAGCGGGAGTGGCACCGCTACAAAGTCCCACAACCGTCGTATCGTCAGCTCCCGCATTTATTCCATTGTCCGGGATTTCCGGAATGCTGAAAAACGCGGGGAAAATGGCTACCGCGGGGAAAGCGGAGGAGGCGTCGAGGGTTAAAACGACGACTGCCGAATCAGGGCCGTTTTTTGCAGAAATGGTGCAAGGCTCCGTGGAAACTCAGGCCGAATCGAGCGTTTCATGGGTTGGGTTTCAAGGGCAAGGCAAGAGCGCGGGCATGATCGGATTGAATCCGGTGAATTTGGGGATTTCATCCCAGCAGTCCGTTCAACTTTCATTGCAGACAACCCCGAATCCGACCGACGGGGCCAATTCCCGAGCGGACGCTCAAGAGACGGCGACAGTGGAAAAACCGCATATTATCGACCTTCCGGTACTCCAATCGCGATTCTCAATCCAAAAGTCAAACAGCAACAAGTCGGAAACCGAAGGGTTTCAGATGCCACTCTCCGCTCAACCGGCCGTGGTGCCTGAGCAAACCCATAAAGCCACTGCCGAAGCGACTCAGCAGGTAAGCCGCGAACCGGTATTCTCACAAATCATTGAACACGCCAGAGTCATGGTTGACAACGGCCAGAGCCAAATGGAGCTGACGCTCAAACCGGAACATCTCGGGAAACTCCAATTAAAAGTGGAGTTGGAAAACCATTTGATTACCGCGAAGTTTGTGGCTGAATCCGATCAAGTCAAGCAGATCATTGAAACCAATCTAGGCCAATTACGGGACTCTTTACAGCAGAACGGGGTCCGGGTGGATTCGTTGACAGTGGTCGTCGGCCGAGAGAGCGGTTCAAACGCTTTTGAACAATTCGCGGAACAGCAGCATCAACAACAGAATCCGGGTTATGAAGGCACTTATGCCCAGCGCGAGACGGACGATCCATCCTTCTCCGAAGCGCTTCAACCAGTTGTTGAGCTGGATTCGATGATTAACTTAATTGCTTAA
- a CDS encoding flagellar hook capping FlgD N-terminal domain-containing protein yields MAVSPVNDSTGVSSTTTRKTGDNLGKDDFLNLLVTQLRNQDPLNPMDDKDTIAQMAQFSALEQMQNLNSAFEMQQASGMIDKDIKAEVQNKNGISEVVYGRVTSVQKTDGVLYLNLSDGRQVKLDEVTKVLGTNGAWQEALTLVGHSVIMSINNGQDYVQVDITDAKTDDNGLIQLIGSDGKKYTMNQVYYVLPDPEETESGN; encoded by the coding sequence ATGGCAGTTTCACCAGTTAACGATTCGACCGGAGTAAGTTCAACCACAACGCGGAAAACCGGCGATAACTTGGGAAAAGACGATTTCTTAAACCTATTGGTGACCCAGTTGAGAAACCAAGATCCTTTGAATCCGATGGATGATAAGGATACGATCGCTCAGATGGCCCAGTTCTCCGCATTGGAACAGATGCAGAACCTGAATTCTGCTTTTGAGATGCAACAAGCGAGTGGAATGATTGACAAGGATATCAAAGCAGAGGTTCAAAACAAAAATGGCATCTCTGAGGTTGTCTATGGCAGAGTCACTTCGGTTCAAAAGACCGATGGTGTCCTCTATCTAAATTTGAGTGACGGTCGCCAAGTGAAATTGGATGAAGTTACTAAGGTTTTGGGGACAAACGGCGCATGGCAAGAAGCGTTAACCTTAGTCGGACATTCGGTTATCATGAGCATTAATAATGGTCAGGATTACGTCCAGGTGGATATCACCGACGCGAAGACTGATGATAACGGACTTATCCAATTGATTGGAAGTGATGGCAAGAAATATACCATGAATCAGGTCTATTACGTGTTGCCGGATCCTGAAGAGACGGAGTCGGGGAACTGA
- a CDS encoding TIGR02530 family flagellar biosynthesis protein: MSEKIFIRPPQIGPVGLPATSPKNSQISTAGPDFAAVFQEQLGIQSELKFSAHALKRLESRQIELSASDLSRIQDAVNKAESKGAKESLIVMDQAALVVSIKNRTVITAVDDSNLKDNIFTNIDSAIVLKS, translated from the coding sequence ATGAGTGAAAAGATCTTTATTCGTCCGCCGCAAATTGGCCCGGTGGGGTTGCCGGCGACCAGTCCCAAGAATTCACAGATCAGCACGGCCGGTCCGGATTTTGCAGCGGTATTTCAAGAGCAACTCGGTATTCAATCCGAACTGAAATTTTCGGCTCATGCTTTAAAAAGATTGGAAAGCCGCCAGATTGAGTTGAGCGCCAGCGATTTGAGCCGGATTCAAGACGCGGTGAATAAGGCGGAGAGTAAAGGAGCCAAAGAATCCTTGATCGTCATGGACCAAGCCGCGTTGGTGGTCAGTATTAAAAACCGCACTGTGATTACTGCTGTCGATGACAGTAACCTAAAGGATAATATCTTTACCAATATCGATAGCGCAATCGTTCTTAAATCCTGA
- a CDS encoding flagellar hook protein FlgE, with amino-acid sequence MMRSMYAGVSGLQNHQTRMDVIGNNIANVNTIGFKAGRVNFADTLSQMLSGASAAQGNRGGINAMQVGLGVGLASIDVLQTQGNLQSTGKLTDLALQGDGFFMLTDGSRTYYTRAGNFNKEEDGRLTNSANGFVVQGWLADSAGNINTNSSVVPIQLPMGQSIPASATTSIEFGGNLDSDTNGELKYPPITIDDGAGHTCTVQITLTAIGFNKFQYQMTATNGVVANGSGTITLDENGMVDSATPSPSTITVTPNGGTAVAIAVPDSTNTIPGGQFSYTVGGVTKTTDAVYTAPKSFVTPTDVYDSLGNKHVITTTAVKVADNVWNWTSTVDGGTTPIGNGTFTFDLRGNLLSATGGPLTFSPMGAAPVTITPDFSDISQQKLADSALTSPKQDGYPMGELQSFNIDRYGRIIGVFSNGLSQALAQVAVASFSNPEGLVRSGDTMFEESSNSGTAQVGTAGQGGRGKITPGATEMSNVDLSREFTEMIVTQRGFQANSKIITTSDEMLQDLVNLKR; translated from the coding sequence ATGATGCGTTCCATGTATGCCGGTGTCTCCGGTCTGCAGAATCACCAGACGCGGATGGATGTCATCGGTAACAATATCGCCAATGTCAATACGATTGGCTTCAAAGCAGGCCGCGTGAATTTTGCGGATACGTTAAGCCAGATGTTGAGCGGCGCCTCCGCGGCTCAAGGGAACCGGGGCGGAATCAACGCGATGCAAGTCGGTTTGGGAGTGGGTCTGGCCAGCATCGATGTGCTCCAGACCCAAGGAAACCTGCAGAGCACCGGGAAACTCACCGATTTGGCGCTGCAAGGTGACGGCTTCTTTATGCTGACCGACGGCTCCCGGACCTATTACACCCGGGCCGGAAACTTCAACAAGGAAGAGGACGGGCGCCTGACCAACTCCGCCAATGGTTTTGTCGTCCAGGGCTGGCTGGCCGATAGCGCCGGAAATATCAACACCAACAGTTCGGTCGTTCCGATCCAATTGCCGATGGGACAGAGCATTCCGGCTTCGGCGACGACCAGCATCGAATTCGGCGGCAATCTGGATTCGGACACGAATGGCGAATTAAAGTATCCGCCAATAACCATTGATGACGGAGCCGGTCATACTTGCACGGTGCAGATCACGTTGACGGCCATCGGCTTCAATAAATTTCAGTATCAGATGACCGCCACCAATGGCGTAGTGGCAAATGGCAGCGGCACAATTACCTTGGATGAAAACGGAATGGTCGATAGCGCGACTCCGAGTCCCAGCACGATAACCGTTACTCCGAACGGCGGTACGGCTGTTGCCATCGCTGTACCAGACAGTACGAATACCATTCCCGGCGGACAATTTAGTTACACGGTGGGAGGTGTTACCAAAACTACGGATGCTGTCTATACCGCTCCGAAATCTTTCGTAACGCCCACGGATGTCTATGATTCGCTGGGTAATAAGCACGTGATTACTACCACTGCGGTCAAAGTGGCGGACAATGTTTGGAATTGGACTAGCACGGTCGATGGCGGGACGACACCCATCGGGAACGGGACCTTTACGTTTGACTTGCGCGGCAATTTGCTTTCCGCCACCGGAGGCCCTTTAACCTTTTCGCCGATGGGCGCAGCGCCGGTTACGATTACTCCGGATTTTTCCGATATCAGCCAACAAAAGCTGGCCGATTCCGCTCTCACCTCTCCCAAACAGGACGGATACCCGATGGGCGAACTCCAGAGCTTTAACATCGATCGTTACGGCCGGATCATCGGAGTCTTCTCCAACGGTTTATCCCAGGCCCTGGCACAGGTGGCGGTGGCGAGCTTCTCCAACCCGGAAGGGCTGGTCCGTTCGGGCGATACGATGTTTGAAGAATCGAGCAACTCGGGAACGGCTCAAGTCGGTACGGCCGGTCAAGGCGGACGGGGCAAAATCACTCCGGGAGCCACGGAAATGTCCAATGTCGATTTATCCCGGGAGTTTACCGAGATGATCGTCACCCAACGCGGTTTCCAAGCCAATTCCAAGATCATTACGACATCCGATGAAATGCTGCAAGATCTGGTGAATTTGAAACGTTAA
- a CDS encoding flagellar FlbD family protein produces MIKITRLNGQEITVNPHLIETIEATPDTVIALTTGKKFVVTDSVAEITEKIIEYRKTIHRFQETDGVL; encoded by the coding sequence TTGATTAAGATAACCCGACTCAACGGACAGGAAATAACGGTCAATCCTCATCTCATCGAAACGATTGAGGCAACGCCGGATACGGTGATCGCCTTGACGACCGGGAAAAAATTTGTGGTCACCGATTCGGTCGCCGAGATCACCGAGAAGATTATCGAGTACCGCAAAACGATCCACCGCTTCCAGGAAACCGATGGCGTTTTATAA
- a CDS encoding motility protein A, producing the protein MKNFSTTLGVVGGFALLAIGISLNGSLLGFFDVPSLFITFGGSIMALLVNYSFGQFVTAFKSLKQAFFPKDVRPQELIDAIVGYAKKARRDGILSLEDETQTLEDPFLKKGVQLLVDGTDPELVRNILEVEIAVMEERHKNNKAFYDSWAVLAPGFGMIGTVIGLIQMLGHLEDVSKIGPAMAVALITTLYGAVWANLFCIPVAGKLAKLSSVEIMIRQMIVEGILSIQAGENPRLIGEKLMAFLTPVQRAEFLSQSVGQGRAQEVRSLG; encoded by the coding sequence ATGAAGAATTTCTCTACAACCTTAGGAGTGGTCGGAGGATTTGCCTTACTGGCGATCGGAATTTCACTCAATGGATCGTTGCTGGGCTTTTTTGATGTGCCTTCGCTGTTCATTACTTTCGGGGGCTCCATCATGGCTTTATTGGTTAACTATTCGTTCGGCCAATTTGTAACCGCCTTTAAATCATTGAAGCAGGCATTTTTCCCGAAAGACGTGCGGCCGCAAGAACTGATTGACGCGATCGTCGGATATGCCAAAAAGGCTCGGCGAGATGGGATATTGTCGCTCGAAGACGAAACGCAGACGCTAGAGGATCCTTTTCTCAAAAAAGGAGTTCAGCTACTGGTGGATGGGACAGATCCGGAATTGGTGCGGAATATTCTTGAGGTTGAAATCGCCGTGATGGAAGAGCGTCACAAGAACAACAAGGCTTTTTATGACTCCTGGGCGGTTCTGGCTCCCGGTTTTGGAATGATCGGGACTGTTATCGGATTAATTCAGATGCTCGGTCATTTGGAGGATGTATCCAAGATTGGACCGGCCATGGCGGTTGCTTTGATTACCACCTTATATGGTGCGGTTTGGGCGAATCTTTTTTGTATCCCGGTTGCCGGCAAACTTGCCAAATTGAGTTCGGTGGAGATCATGATCCGGCAAATGATTGTCGAAGGAATTCTTTCGATTCAGGCCGGAGAGAACCCACGGCTGATTGGGGAGAAACTCATGGCTTTTCTGACCCCGGTCCAACGAGCCGAGTTTTTATCCCAAAGTGTCGGCCAAGGCAGAGCGCAAGAGGTGAGGTCCCTTGGTTAA
- a CDS encoding OmpA/MotB family protein: MVKRKPNEQPAGLPIWLQTYGDMVTLVLTFFVALYAMSSLDQHKYDQMSNSLRMALSGGAGNGNIGVLKSGKSIVETGLAPVTSNPRMGEAEAQAWQNMYSSVKSVIDQNNFHGRVEVSYSEYGITISFKEKSFFQIGSADILREAYSLLNEVGTTINKQTYPIRVEGHTCDLPISNSRYPSNWELSVMRAVNVAKYLIESVKMAPDRVAVAGYGQYRPIVPNTNEENRARNRRVDIIIINSFYNHQEGQSRGIQNGKQ; this comes from the coding sequence TTGGTTAAGCGAAAGCCGAACGAACAGCCCGCCGGATTACCGATTTGGCTTCAGACTTATGGCGATATGGTCACCTTGGTCCTGACTTTCTTTGTTGCCTTATATGCAATGTCGTCGTTGGATCAACATAAGTATGACCAGATGTCCAATTCGTTGCGAATGGCGCTGAGCGGCGGTGCCGGGAATGGCAATATCGGTGTTTTAAAAAGTGGGAAATCCATTGTGGAAACAGGCCTGGCTCCGGTGACCTCCAACCCGCGGATGGGAGAGGCGGAGGCGCAGGCATGGCAGAACATGTATAGCTCGGTAAAATCGGTTATTGATCAAAATAATTTTCATGGCAGAGTGGAAGTTTCCTATAGCGAGTATGGCATAACCATCAGTTTTAAAGAGAAATCATTTTTTCAAATCGGATCCGCCGATATATTACGGGAAGCTTATTCATTGTTGAATGAGGTTGGAACGACCATCAACAAGCAGACTTATCCGATTCGAGTTGAGGGACATACCTGCGACCTGCCGATTAGCAATTCACGGTACCCGTCCAACTGGGAACTCTCGGTGATGCGCGCAGTGAATGTTGCGAAGTATCTGATCGAATCGGTCAAAATGGCGCCGGACCGGGTCGCGGTCGCCGGATATGGTCAATATCGACCGATCGTTCCAAATACTAACGAAGAAAATCGAGCACGCAACCGGCGTGTTGATATAATCATCATTAACAGTTTTTATAATCACCAAGAAGGACAAAGCAGGGGGATTCAAAATGGCAAACAATGA
- a CDS encoding flagellar basal body-associated FliL family protein — protein sequence MANNEPKSNNILIIGLFSFLITVVIAGTFIFITFRQVDNHGNQQTSTVTAEEIGPLVPLGSEIIVNIPADDGSDHYLKVNITLEVKSTKENEEKAKEEVTKRIPQFRDLIISILSTKTKEKIGEKEGKDSLRSEIIASINRYLIAGKVNNLFFEDFVVQ from the coding sequence ATGGCAAACAATGAACCGAAAAGCAATAATATTTTAATTATCGGACTGTTTTCATTTTTAATCACCGTGGTCATTGCCGGAACATTTATCTTCATCACCTTTCGGCAGGTTGACAATCATGGAAATCAGCAAACTTCCACCGTTACCGCGGAAGAGATCGGCCCCTTGGTGCCGCTGGGTAGCGAGATTATTGTCAACATTCCCGCGGATGACGGGTCGGACCACTATTTGAAGGTCAATATCACCTTGGAAGTCAAATCCACCAAGGAAAATGAAGAAAAAGCCAAGGAAGAAGTCACCAAAAGAATCCCCCAGTTTCGTGACCTAATTATCAGTATTTTGTCAACTAAGACGAAAGAGAAAATTGGTGAAAAAGAAGGGAAAGACTCGCTTCGCAGCGAAATTATTGCGAGTATCAACCGCTATTTGATTGCTGGAAAAGTGAACAATTTGTTCTTTGAGGATTTTGTGGTTCAATAG